The Lates calcarifer isolate ASB-BC8 linkage group LG19, TLL_Latcal_v3, whole genome shotgun sequence genomic interval aaagaaaaaacaaaacagaacgGCAAACTGAGTCTGAATGATGTTGCTCTCAGTCAGTGTCAGATATAGCCTTAGTACCtgttcaaaaaaataaaataaaataaaataaacaaaccaaaaaaatctaaaaagatGTGAATTTACCTTGTGAAAATCTGCGGAGAAAAAACTCTTCTGGGGTTATAGGATCAaatctctccctgtctttggTCCATCTCAATACTCTACTCACTGACGGGGGGATCATTTTCAACAGGACGCTCCTGAAATATAACTCAGAATAGAATAAAAAGACACTTTACATAGGgataacaaaaaaaacctttccCTCCAGAGCTTGTCATGTTTAAAACTGTTCAACTGGTTGGAGGGTGAGCAAAAGTCATAGATTAACATCAAAAAACTGATATTCATAGTAACCTAAAACAGACTCGTTAAAAGTGCTTTGCTCTTAGATTGACTCAAAAGACAGTGAGTGGCATTGTAGGTTTGTGTGTCCGCTGGATGATCGTTTAAGGCATCTATTTCTACTTATGATGAGGATCCAGGACAAAGCACTGCTTTCCCAAAATGAAACAACCACTGGCTCCTGGCAACATATTGTTCTTCACCTTCTTTAGACACTGAATTATTCACTCAAACTTCAATACGTGGAGAACAATTTGCAGGGCTTTCCTCACGCTCTGTATTTTCAGTGCACTGTTTGCCTGCCTCTTTATCTAGTTCCCACAGTACATGCAACACAAATggacagtattttatttttttaaggtcattttcaaatgttatcTTGGGGGTATCTTGGGATTTTGCCCTGTAAATCCTCTCCCTAAAAATTAAAACTACTGAGTGTCCACAAGCCCCAAAGCATGActataaagatgaaaaaaacaaaagaaaaagaaaaaaaaatcagctagACACTCTTTTAGACGAGTACAAAGGTGCAGAAGAGCGAACGTCTCATTTAACTCTGAATACACTAAAACCCAAAGTGATGTGCCAGACTTAAACTTTCGCTCAATCAAATAAAAGCCTGGCGCAGGTCATTTCCcctcccgcctcctcctctACACCTGATTGTCCAGCCTCTCTCTATTTGTGGCCCTTGTTGGTCTTAAAGGACACTTGCAGTATCTTGTCTCCGAGCCGGTAGCCGTTGAGGCTGGCAATGGCCATGGCCGCCTCCTCGTAGTTTGTCATGGTAACGAAGCCGAAGCCCTTGCACTTGTTGGTGTTGAAGTCTCGGATCACCTTGACGTTGGTGACTGCGCCGAACGGGCCAAACATCTGCCACAGGATGCTCTCGTCGGCGTCCTGGCCCAGGTTGTAAATGAAGATGCACCAGCCGGAGGTGGAGTTCCCGGGCACACTGACGCCACCCATGCTGCCCATGTGATCAACACCCATGGGAGAAAACCTACAATGAGAGGTTTTTCATTGAGTCGGGACatgttacacacatacattcagaGACAGTAATAATACCAGTACATCTTCATGCATTTAAGAACTTTCACAACTATCACAAGTTTCCAAactttttcaaatgtttctcCTTATTTTCCTCAGTCCAAGATAGGCATCTTCATGTTTTGAGTATGACTGACGTGTTTAGTCGTTTCATGTGTACTCTCTTTAGATAAATGAGAGTTAAAACAAGCCATCACTAGTCACTTGGTtatcacaaacaacacacagagcagcGACTTGTCTGAAATTACCTGTGGCTTGTCTGAAACTAGCTGTGGTTTAAAGTAAGATAAAGTCCTACGTTCACAACTTCTCTCACCTAAACCGCTGTGCTTGGTGGTGTAAGGGCCCTCCGAAGCGCCGGGACTGGTTGTGGTAGAGCTGAGAAATGAGCTGTGTGTTCTTTGCCTGGTTTGGGTTGGCAGCAAATTTCACTGTGATTGGTTCAGAGGCCCCTGGTGGCTTCTGGCCGTTGAGGTTCTTGACGGCGTCCTCCGCCTCCGCCCGCTTGTCAAAGCGAATGAAAGCCACCCCACGGGACACACCTAGGTAcgagagagcagctggtgactGCCTATTCTAATACGAGCAGCGCAACTACATTTCAGAGTGAATATAGCTGCTCTCTGGTGGCTACTGTTACTGTAaggaattttaaaaagcaagGAAGTCATTCACCTGTCGTACCTGTACCCTGATCAACAAGTACCCGGGAATTAATGATGCGTCCGTAACGTGAAAACATGTCCTCCACGTCTTTCTGGGTCATGGACTTTGGCAGGCCGCTGATATACAGGTTGGCATCCTTTATTGTATCAGAGCTGGGCCGTGCATATGAAACCTGGTAACAGGAAGCAACAATCACCTGATTAAAACGCTGATACACATGTACAAagtaaagtaacaaaaaaactATCAAGAGTACAACAAGCACTTAGAGCTACTGCACTGTTACCAAATCATTCATCTGAAAGGTGTTGtctatttattaaaaacaacacttttgGACTAtcaaaagaaaactaaataaaattcTCTGATAAACAAACTGTCCCCTAAGTGGTTTAAGTTATTAAGTCTTCCATCTGAGCAAAAATGAGTGAAGTCAGAAGCATAAACGAacattacagcaacaaaaaaatgaaatcaaactgatcaaaaaggtacttttttaaaagaattaaatacacaaaatacagaatCTGACAGAATGTGTCAAATAAAAtaagtgaaattaaaatcaaactCAACAGACATGTCAGATAGGGCAGTAAGTGAGCTGTAAAAGCAGTATCACTTCCTCGGGCTGACATGTACTAGCTAGTTAGCGGACAGCACAGGAGCCACAGGAGAGTTATATGACATGACATCTTTGGTTTGAGAATTGTAGAACACCTTATTGCACGTTACCTTGATAGTTTTGGACTGTAGCCTTAGTCCATTCAGTGTACTGATAGCTCTGTCTGCATCACTAGGGTTAAGATAGTTAACAAATCCGTACCCTAAACTGTGGcctagagaaaaaaaaaggaaaacaataaaataaaacaaaaaaacgttGTATAGTTCAAAAAAAGctgcaaacaaataaatatttaaaaacaaaaacaaatcttaacATTGCATGCTagtctaaacaaacaaacaaagaaactgtcTACAATTAAACAGGGTTGGACTGGttggaataaataaaacaagtctGTGGTGGTGAAAGGCTTTGAGTGAACTACTACCCAACTCAAGCAAGAAAATCAATTTGGGAAATCTTTCAAATAAAAGTTACATTATAAATCAGGACAGAGGAGCCAGAGAACAGCCCTTTAGTAGATACCCTGCCCATAAAGACAAACTCAtttgaaaatgactgacaggCCAAACTATTCTCTAAGACATAAAGCTGGATCACTACTGATATACTCAGAGGTTCTTGCCACaacttgtatttattttttttgccaagTGTGTAACAGGAATCCATTgccatttaaaaagaaaatcatgtgTTTAAGCGTCGATCTGGTCTGTCACAGGTCTTATCGCTTCAGAGCGTAGCATACCTGCAACTTTGTCTCGAATCAGCTTGGCAGACTCCACCTCTCCGATGCTGCTGAAGAGGCTCCGCAGCTCATCCTGCGTCATGCTCTGAGGCAGGTAGTTCACTATCAGGTTGGTCTTGGCATCCTTCCCCTCGTCCCCTCCCATGTGGTCTTCATAACCGTTCGACATGTCATACACCTCCTGCAAGTCAGCCAGGTGGGCCGAAAAAACACGAAGCAAAGTAAGCACGCAGCgtagaaagaacaaaaaaaaaaaattataaaaagcTTTAACAGGCACAAAAGCCTGCAAActttacacatacacaggtaATATGTAAAAGATGTCCACTAAAAGAAGTAAATtcaaacaaattattttctaattaaatTGCTGCCAGCAGcacaaagtcaaagtcagagtGAACAGTGTCCCATACACGTCCTATATTTTATACTCTGCAGGCTTCACTGACCTCGCCTCTACCCTGCTACCTCAAACGACCCCATTacatcactgacacagaaagCAGAGCACACAGTGGGTATAATAACATAACAGGAGGTGCATGCTATCTGGAAAGCTCCCATGTAATACAACATTTTTATCTTAAGAAATGTTTAaagttttttccccccacatatgctctttaaaaaaaaagaccaatCTGTTTGTGGCTAATCTCTCAAGCGTTATGCAAATTCATGAAAAGCACACAGAATTACCAGTCGACTGGAAGAACCAGGGACTAAATTTAGTTCCTGCATGAAAAAGTCCCTGCTCCAGGGGGGTAGTGCTTTCAGGAACTTGGGACAGTGGAGTTTGGAGGGCTGACTGTTGCTGACTgatcacacacagatgcagcagCTGCTTCAACTTATGTACCACTCCATTCATAAGAAAGAAAGTAGTGTTGATATTAGGAGGAGGAGCAGACATTTCTTGttatttattaacattaaacacaagGTTAGGCTTTGTCGTCGGCTTCCTGGCTTTTTAAAGAGTGCAATAAGGAGAGTGCATGTGAATGTGCTGCAATGAAAGATCAACGTGAGCGAACGAGAGAAATTTTATTTGCTGATCATAAAACACTAAGTAGAGTGCTTAGTTTGgagacagtttcagtttctttttccaCCTCCGTATATCTCCCTCTCATTCATTTATGACTGTGTTGTCATTTCCTTGTGTTTGACAACTGCACCACAATTTTTTCCAACTAATTCGTCTAATCTTCACACATCCTCAGATGCAGTGGAAATACAAAGAGTAATGTGCAAAAAAGACTCCTGGAACTTTCTGCTCACAAAGGGCTAACAATGTACATGCGGTGTAATTATAGTTCAATACAACAGAATAGCAGGGAGCGAAACATTTAAGGTCACATAATGGTAACTATTACACAAGCATGTGACTGAATTTAAGCTGCAAATTGGTCTCAGTGTAGTGGTTTACACTAAGACGATGTGAAATTTAAACTAAGGAATTCAATATAAAGGCCATACACAAAAGGTTAGTATTTGCAAAGAATGTAAGTAACTGTTTTATCCCCAGATTACCTTAATCACATGTTAGACTGCGGTCTTTTCAACCAATCTGAGGGGTCAGAATAGTTAAGTAAACAATGTAATCTGCTCAAAATAAGAATGAAGCATCACCTCATTATACTTATAAAACATTACTTCCGCTATCTGTTTAGTGGGGTGTACCATGGTGGACACATTTGCTGGACTCTGAAATAGGATCAGGCTCGAAATGGGAACCGATCCAGCGGTCGACCTGACAGTGGTCCATTCATGCAAGAGAAAGGTTGTGATTGTGTATTCTGGTGGGTAACATACACTGcctcagaggatgaaggagagtCCTGTATTAAACCAGTAAACATGGGCAAAGCTGGTGGGAGCTGGCACGCGCGTTTGTTTTTGAATACTCTTAATGCCACCTCACTTGTAAAGAATATAAAACCATTAGTTTTACCAGAATAAGTGAGTATAGTCTTCATCTTGTACACAAATTTATAACAGGGCTCTGTCCAATTCTCAGTATGGTGAGTCTGTATATTCAATTCAGTTAACTCAGTTGATAAGGTCACATGCTGCAGCGTATGGTTTGAATGGGAGCAGAGATCTCATACTCACTTTCAAGTACTTAATGTGTCCTCGACGAACTGCCATGAAGACACTTCACTGCTCCTAAGGCTGGATGGGGACAAAAATCAAAAGGCTCAGTGGGGCATTGAGCAAATAAGCATAAGAACATGGCATAAAGAAAATATAGACGTCACAAATATGTGatacctttttttaaaaaaagcaaaaacacaacatcgGCAGCAATTTATGAAACCATTTTGCAAGGTTGTCAACTCTTCAGAGTCATGTAGGAGGTTGTAAAGAGGGCAGACATGTCATCGTGTGTCACCAATGTCTCCTTTCTTTGGTAATGAGTTTGCATCATTTGTAAACTGCTGCATGCTTACACAACATCCTGCATGTTGCTGTGCACAGTGCTTGAGAACTTGTCATTAATATCACTGCATAGATGAGCCAGATGTGTAGGTGGCTATATTTTTTGTAATGGTCAGTTTATCATAAAATTAATGCAAGATCTGCAGTGTTGGTATGTCTGGCTTCAGCCAGTACAACTGAAAAAGGTGGTCAGTCTCATGCTTTGGTTAAAGTGGATATTACATTTTCCTCTCACACCTCTGGCAATGCAGAGCACATCCACCTTTTTATTTGCAGAGTAAAATCTGTCATGTGTAAGGTCATGTTAAACACTCTTTAGACCACTGTATGATCATGGTAAACATGGAGGGTGGGAACCTCCcaatgaaacaaaacattgattgtcaggagaaaaaaaagggtctGTTGGATTTTCACAACTAAGGCTAATTTCAGGGCTTATACAAAGTTAACCAAGTTAAATTTAAGCCCCTTTAATAACATATACAATTAAATTTAATATTGGTGTAACGATCATTCTGCCCAAAGTATTAAAATAAGATGGAAAACCAACAGGGATTAAATCACCTAGAATTAGTTGTTATCATATCACATTTTTCCAGCACTTCCCAGcagtatataataataactcTTAATAATATGATTAATTAAATCGACGCAACCTGGACTCAAATAACCATAGTAGCACTGACAGATGGATTATGCAATAAAAGatgcttcattcattcaaggATAGATAAAATATTTACGAATCTAGATTTTTCTtcagagattttttaaaaactttctGATATATATACCCTGAATTTTAAGGAAAAAACTCACATAATATCTCAAAGAATTACCCcagataaaaacacaagctgTATTTCCCTGTAAGATAACCAGGTCCAGTTGAGGCATTGGATGGCAACAACTGACATGGAGAAAGT includes:
- the elavl1a gene encoding ELAV-like protein 1 isoform X2, with the translated sequence MAVRRGHIKYLKADLQEVYDMSNGYEDHMGGDEGKDAKTNLIVNYLPQSMTQDELRSLFSSIGEVESAKLIRDKVAGHSLGYGFVNYLNPSDADRAISTLNGLRLQSKTIKVSYARPSSDTIKDANLYISGLPKSMTQKDVEDMFSRYGRIINSRVLVDQGTGVSRGVAFIRFDKRAEAEDAVKNLNGQKPPGASEPITVKFAANPNQAKNTQLISQLYHNQSRRFGGPLHHQAQRFRFSPMGVDHMGSMGGVSVPGNSTSGWCIFIYNLGQDADESILWQMFGPFGAVTNVKVIRDFNTNKCKGFGFVTMTNYEEAAMAIASLNGYRLGDKILQVSFKTNKGHK
- the elavl1a gene encoding ELAV-like protein 1 isoform X4, which codes for MAVRRGHIKYLKEVYDMSNGYEDHMGGDEGKDAKTNLIVNYLPQSMTQDELRSLFSSIGEVESAKLIRDKVAGHSLGYGFVNYLNPSDADRAISTLNGLRLQSKTIKVSYARPSSDTIKDANLYISGLPKSMTQKDVEDMFSRYGRIINSRVLVDQGTGVSRGVAFIRFDKRAEAEDAVKNLNGQKPPGASEPITVKFAANPNQAKNTQLISQLYHNQSRRFGGPLHHQAQRFRFSPMGVDHMGSMGGVSVPGNSTSGWCIFIYNLGQDADESILWQMFGPFGAVTNVKVIRDFNTNKCKGFGFVTMTNYEEAAMAIASLNGYRLGDKILQVSFKTNKGHK
- the elavl1a gene encoding ELAV-like protein 1 isoform X1, with the protein product MAVRRGHIKYLKADLQEVYDMSNGYEDHMGGDEGKDAKTNLIVNYLPQSMTQDELRSLFSSIGEVESAKLIRDKVAGHSLGYGFVNYLNPSDADRAISTLNGLRLQSKTIKVSYARPSSDTIKDANLYISGLPKSMTQKDVEDMFSRYGRIINSRVLVDQGTGTTGVSRGVAFIRFDKRAEAEDAVKNLNGQKPPGASEPITVKFAANPNQAKNTQLISQLYHNQSRRFGGPLHHQAQRFRFSPMGVDHMGSMGGVSVPGNSTSGWCIFIYNLGQDADESILWQMFGPFGAVTNVKVIRDFNTNKCKGFGFVTMTNYEEAAMAIASLNGYRLGDKILQVSFKTNKGHK
- the elavl1a gene encoding ELAV-like protein 1 isoform X3, giving the protein MAVRRGHIKYLKEVYDMSNGYEDHMGGDEGKDAKTNLIVNYLPQSMTQDELRSLFSSIGEVESAKLIRDKVAGHSLGYGFVNYLNPSDADRAISTLNGLRLQSKTIKVSYARPSSDTIKDANLYISGLPKSMTQKDVEDMFSRYGRIINSRVLVDQGTGTTGVSRGVAFIRFDKRAEAEDAVKNLNGQKPPGASEPITVKFAANPNQAKNTQLISQLYHNQSRRFGGPLHHQAQRFRFSPMGVDHMGSMGGVSVPGNSTSGWCIFIYNLGQDADESILWQMFGPFGAVTNVKVIRDFNTNKCKGFGFVTMTNYEEAAMAIASLNGYRLGDKILQVSFKTNKGHK